One Aphidius gifuensis isolate YNYX2018 linkage group LG3, ASM1490517v1, whole genome shotgun sequence DNA window includes the following coding sequences:
- the LOC122852761 gene encoding uncharacterized transmembrane protein DDB_G0289901-like isoform X6, with product MIRITKFLVFSIFAVYLIAATPSNSRAVNNGWGDDNYDIPISSENGNDNGGNSGTSAITGSQSYSYSGSVGSSNTGTGSGSGSASSSSAGASSGSSGQSGSASSAAAAAAAASSGSSSDGLTGQSGSASSAAAAAAAASSGSSGGGSSSQSGSSSNAGSSTSTGPAGTVVSSNSGSSSNSGSLTSTGPSGTVSSSNSGSSSNAGSSTKTGPAGTVVSSNSGSSSNAGSATKTGPAGTVVASNSGSSSNAGSVTKTGSSGTVSSSNSGSSSNAGSATKTGPSGTVSSSNSGSSSNAGSSTRTGPAGTVVSSNSGSSSNAGSATKTGLSGTVSSSNSGSSSNAGSSTKTGPAGTVVSSNSGSSSNAGSVTKTGPSGTVSSSNSGSSSNAGSSTRTGPAGTVVSSNSGSSSNAGSITKAGPSGTVSSSNSGSSSNAGSSTRTGPAGTVVSSNSGSTSNAGSATKTGPAGTVVASNSGSSSNAGSVTRTGPAGTVVSSNSGSSSNAGSVTKTGPSGTVSSSNSGSSSNAGSSTRTGPAGTVVSSNSGSSSNAGSVTKTGPSGTVVSSNSGSSSNAGSATKTGPAGTVVSSNSGSSSNAGSATKTGPAGTVVASNSGSSSNAGSVTKTGPSGTVVASNSGSSSNAGSVTKTGPSGTVVSSNSGSSSNAGSATKTGPSGTVSSSNSGSSSNAGSVTKTGPSGTVVSSNSGSSSNAGSVTKTGPAGTVSSSNSGSSSNAGSVTKTGPSGTVSSSNSGSSSNAGSSTKTGPSGTVSSSNSGSSSNAGSVTKTGPSGTVVSSNSGSSSNAGSATKTGPAGTVVASNSGSSSNAGSSTKTGPAGTVVASNSGSSSNAGSVTKTGPSGTVVSSNSGSSSNAGSATKTGPAGTVSSSNSGSSSNAGSVTKTGPSGTVVSSNSGSSSNAGSATKTGPSGTVSSSNSGSSSNAGSSTKTGPAGTVVSSNSGSSSNAGSSTKTGPAGTVVSSNSGSSSNAGSVTKTGPSGTVSSSNSGSSSNAGSATKTGPSGTVSSSNSGSSSNAGSSTKTGPAGTVVSSNSGSSSNAGSATKTGPAGTVVSSNSGSSSNAGSVTKTGPSGTVSSSNSGSSSNAGSITKAGPSGTVSSSNSGSSSNAGSSTRTGPAGTVVSSNSGSSSNAGSATKTGPAGTVVASNSGSSSNAGSVTRTGPAGTVVSSNSGSSSNAGSVTKTGPSGTVSSSNSGSSSNAGSSTRTGPAGTVVSSNSGSSSNAGSVTKTGPSGTVVSSNSGSSSNAGSATKTGPAGTVVSSNSGSSSNAGSATKTGPAGTVVASNSGSSSNAGSVTKTGPSGTVVSSNSGSSSNAGSVTKTGPSGTVVSSNSGSSSNAGSATKTGPSGTVSSSNSGSSSNAGSVTKTGPSGTVSSSNSGSSSNAGSVTKTGPSGTVSSSNSGSSSNAGSSTKTGPAGTVVSSNSGSSSNAGSVTKTGPSGTVSSSNSGSSSNAGSVTKTGPSGTVSSSNSGSSSNAGSSTKTGPAGTVVSSNSGSSSNAGSVTKTGPSGTVSSSNSGSSSNAGSSTRTGPAGTVSSSNSGSSSNAGSVTKTGPSGTVSSSNSGSSSNAGSSTKTGPAGTVVSSNSGSSSNAGSVTKTGPSGTVSSSNSGSSSNAGSVTKTGPSGTVSSSNSGSSSNAGSVTKTGPSGTVSSSNSGSSSNAGSSTRTGPAGTVVSSNSGSSSNAGSVTKTGPSGTVSSSNSGSSSNAGSSTKTGPSGTVSSSNSGSSSNAGSVTKTGPSGTVSSSNSGSSSNAGSSTRTGPAGTVVSSNSGSSSNAGSSTNSGTTSGSVLSSTTASPTKPTKISGSVSSSTTASPTKPTKNPGNVSSSTIASPTKPTKAVVNPHNRGHSGHEHHHHRGLHWGHKLREHIRHERIIPHHEIRKHSQRDC from the exons atGATTCGGATCACAAAATTTCTAGTGTTCAGCATTTTTGCTGTGTACTTAATTG CGGCAACACCAAGTAATTCACGGGCTGTGAATAACGGATGGGGTGATGATAATTACGACATACCTATATCAAGTGAAAATGGAAATGACAATGGAGGAAACAGTGGAACTAGTGCAATAACCGGATCACAATCATACAGCTACTCTGGATCAGTAGGATCTAGCAATACTGGTACAGGATCAGGAAGTGGATCAGCCAGTAGTTCTTCAGCAGGTGCAAGTTCAGGATCCTCTGGTCAAAGTGGATCAGCCAGTAGCGCTGCAGCAGCTGCAGCAGCAGCAAGTTCAGGATCATCAAGTGATGGTTTAACAGGTCAAAGTGGATCAGCCAGTAGCGCTGCAGCAGCTGCAGCAGCTGCAAGTTCAGGGTCATCTGGTGGTGGCTCGTCTAGTCAAAGTGGATCATCCAGTAACGCTGGATCCTCTACGAGTACAGGACCAGCTGGTACTGTTGTATCCAGTAACAGTGGATCATCTAGTAATTCTGGATCATTGACAAGTACAGGACCATCTGGTACTGTTTCATCCAGTAACAGTGGATCATCAAGTAACGCTGGATCATCTACAAAAACAGGACCAGCTGGTACTGTTGTATCCAGTAACAGTGGATCATCAAGTAACGCTGGATCTGCTACAAAAACAGGACCAGCTGGTACTGTTGTAGCCAGTAACAGTGGATCATCAAGTAACGCTGGATCAGTTACAAAAACAGGTTCATCTGGTACTGTTTCATCCAGTAACAGTGGATCATCAAGTAACGCTGGATCTGCTACAAAAACAGGACCATCCGGTACTGTATCATCCAGTAACAGTGGCTCATCAAGTAACGCTGGATCATCTACAAGAACAGGACCAGCTGGTACTGTTGTATCCAGTAACAGTGGATCATCAAGTAACGCTGGATCTGCTACAAAAACAGGTTTATCTGGTACTGTTTCATCCAGTAACAGTGGATCATCAAGTAACGCTGGATCATCTACAAAAACAGGACCAGCTGGTACTGTTGTATCTAGTAACAGTGGATCATCAAGTAACGCTGGATCAGTTACAAAAACAGGTCCATCTGGAACAGTTTCATCCAGTAACAGTGGATCATCAAGTAACGCTGGATCATCTACAAGAACAGGACCAGCCGGTACTGTTGTATCCAGTAACAGTGGATCATCAAGTAACGCTGGATCCATAACAAAAGCAGGACCATCCGGTACTGTATCATCTAGTAACAGTGGCTCATCAAGTAACGCTGGATCATCTACAAGAACAGGACCAGCTGGTACTGTTGTATCCAGTAACAGTGGATCAACAAGTAACGCTGGATCTGCTACAAAAACAGGACCAGCTGGTACTGTTGTAGCCAGTAACAGTGGATCATCAAGTAACGCTGGATCAGTTACAAGAACAGGACCAGCTGGTACTGTTGTATCCAGTAACAGTGGATCATCAAGTAACGCTGGATCAGTTACAAAAACAGGTCCATCTGGAACAGTTTCATCCAGTAACAGTGGATCATCAAGTAACGCTGGATCATCTACAAGAACAGGACCAGCCGGTACTGTTGTATCCAGTAACAGTGGATCATCAAGTAACGCTGGATCAGTTACAAAAACAGGTCCATCTGGTACTGTTGTATCCAGTAACAGTGGATCATCAAGTAACGCTGGATCTGCTACGAAAACAGGACCAGCTGGTACTGTTGTATCCAGTAACAGTGGATCATCAAGTAACGCTGGATCTGCTACAAAAACAGGACCAGCTGGTACTGTTGTAGCCAGTAACAGTGGATCATCAAGTAACGCTGGATCAGTTACAAAAACAGGTCCATCTGGTACTGTTGTAGCCAGTAACAGTGGATCATCAAGTAACGCTGGATCAGTTACAAAAACAGGTCCATCTGGTACTGTTGTATCCAGTAACAGTGGATCATCAAGTAACGCTGGATCTGCTACAAAAACAGGTCCATCTGGTACTGTTTCATCCAGTAACAGTGGATCATCAAGTAACGCTGGATCAGTTACAAAAACAGGTCCATCTGGTACTGTTGTATCCAGTAACAGTGGATCATCAAGTAACGCTGGATCAGTTACAAAAACAGGACCAGCTGGTACTGTTTCATCCAGTAACAGTGGATCATCAAGTAACGCTGGATCAGTTACAAAAACAGGTCCATCTGGTACTGTTTCATCCAGTAACAGTGGATCATCAAGTAACGCTGGATCATCTACAAAAACAGGACCATCCGGTACTGTATCATCCAGTAACAGTGGATCATCAAGTAACGCTGGATCAGTTACAAAAACAGGTCCATCTGGTACTGTTGTATCCAGTAACAGTGGATCATCAAGTAACGCTGGATCTGCTACAAAAACAGGACCAGCTGGTACTGTTGTAGCCAGTAACAGTGGATCATCAAGTAACGCTGGATCATCTACAAAAACAGGACCAGCTGGTACTGTTGTAGCCAGTAACAGTGGATCATCAAGTAACGCTGGATCAG TTACAAAAACAGGTCCATCTGGTACTGTTGTATCCAGTAACAGTGGATCATCAAGTAACGCTGGATCTGCTACAAAAACAGGACCAGCTGGTACTGTTTCATCCAGTAACAGTGGATCATCAAGTAACGCTGGATCAGTTACAAAAACAGGTCCATCTGGTACTGTTGTATCCAGTAACAGTGGATCATCAAGTAACGCTGGATCTGCTACAAAAACAGGACCATCTGGTACCGTTTCATCCAGTAACAGTGGCTCATCAAGTAACGCTGGATCATCTACAAAAACAGGACCAGCTGGTACTGTTGTATCCAGTAACAGTGGATCATCAAGTAACGCTGGATCATCTACAAAAACAGGACCAGCTGGTACTGTTGTATCCAGTAACAGTGGATCATCAAGTAACGCTGGATCAGTTACAAAAACAGGTCCATCTGGTACTGTTTCATCCAGTAACAGTGGATCATCAAGTAACGCTGGATCTGCTACAAAAACAGGACCATCTGGTACTGTTTCATCCAGTAACAGTGGATCATCAAGTAACGCTGGATCATCTACAAAAACAGGACCAGCTGGTACTGTTGTATCCAGTAACAGTGGATCATCAAGTAACGCTGGATCTGCTACAAAAACAGGACCAGCTGGTACTGTTGTATCCAGTAACAGTGGATCATCAAGTAACGCTGGATCAGTTACAAAAACAGGTCCATCTGGTACTGTTTCATCCAGTAACAGTGGATCATCAA GTAACGCTGGATCCATAACAAAAGCAGGACCATCCGGTACTGTATCATCCAGTAACAGTGGCTCATCAAGTAACGCTGGATCATCTACAAGAACAGGACCAGCTGGTACTGTTGTATCCAGTAACAGTGGATCATCAAGTAACGCTGGATCTGCTACAAAAACAGGACCAGCTGGTACTGTTGTAGCCAGTAACAGTGGATCATCAAGTAACGCTGGATCAGTTACAAGAACAGGACCAGCTGGTACTGTTGTATCCAGTAACAGTGGATCATCAAGTAACGCTGGATCAGTTACAAAAACAGGTCCATCTGGAACAGTTTCATCCAGTAACAGTGGATCATCAAGTAACGCTGGATCATCTACAAGAACAGGACCAGCCGGTACTGTTGTATCCAGTAACAGTGGATCATCAAGTAACGCTGGATCAGTTACAAAAACAGGTCCATCTGGTACTGTTGTATCCAGTAACAGTGGATCATCAAGTAACGCTGGATCTGCTACAAAAACAGGACCAGCTGGTACTGTTGTATCCAGTAACAGTGGATCATCAAGTAACGCTGGATCTGCTACAAAAACAGGACCAGCTGGTACTGTTGTAGCCAGTAACAGTGGATCATCAAGTAACGCTGGATCAGTTACAAAAACAGGTCCATCTGGTACTGTTGTATCCAGTAACAGTGGATCATCAAGTAACGCTGGATCAGTTACAAAAACAGGTCCATCTGGTACTGTTGTATCCAGTAACAGTGGATCATCAAGTAACGCTGGATCTGCTACAAAAACAGGTCCATCTGGTACTGTTTCATCCAGTAACAGTGGATCATCAAGTAACGCTGGATCAGTTACAAAAACAG GTCCATCTGGTACTGTTTCATCCAGTAACAGTGGATCATCAAGTAACGCTGGATCAGTTACAAAAACAGGTCCATCTGGTACTGTTTCATCCAGTAACAGTGGATCATCAAGTAACGCTGGATCATCTACAAAAACAGGACCAGCTGGTACTGTTGTATCCAGTAACAGTGGATCATCAAGTAACGCTGGATCAGTTACAAAAACAGGTCCATCTGGTACTGTTTCATCCAGTAACAGTGGATCATCAAGTAACGCTGGATCAGTTACAAAAACAGGTCCATCTGGTACTGTTTCATCCAGTAACAGTGGATCATCAAGTAACGCTGGATCATCTACAAAAACAGGACCAGCTGGTACTGTTGTATCCAGTAACAGTGGATCATCAAGTAACGCTGGATCAGTTACAAAAACAGGTCCATCTGGTACTGTTTCATCCAGTAACAGTGGATCATCAAGTAACGCTGGATCATCTACAAGAACAGGACCAGCCGGTACTGTTTCATCCAGTAACAGTGGATCATCAAGTAACGCTGGATCAGTTACAAAAACAGGTCCATCTGGTACTGTTTCATCCAGTAACAGTGGCTCATCAAGTAACGCTGGATCATCTACAAAAACAGGACCAGCTGGTACTGTTGTATCCAGTAACAGTGGATCATCAAGTAACGCTGGATCAGTTACAAAAACAGGTCCATCTGGTACTGTTTCATCCAGTAACAGTGGATCATCAAGTAACGCTGGATCAGTTACAAAAACAGGTCCATCTGGTACTGTTTCATCCAGTAACAGTGGATCATCAAGTAACGCTGGATCAGTTACAAAAACAGGTCCATCTGGTACTGTTTCATCCAGTAACAGTGGATCATCAAGTAACGCTGGATCATCTACAAGAACAGGACCAGCTGGTACTGTTGTATCCAGTAACAGTGGATCATCAAGTAACGCTGGATCAGTTACAAAAACAGGTCCATCTGGTACTGTTTCATCCAGTAACAGTGGATCATCAAGTAACGCTGGATCATCTACAAAAACAGGACCATCTGGTACTGTATC ATCCAGTAACAGTGGATCATCAAGTAACGCTGGATCAGTTACAAAAACAGGACCATCCGGTACTGTATCATCCAGTAACAGTGGATCATCAAGTAACGCTGGATCATCTACAAGAACAGGACCAGCTGGTACTGTTGTATCCAGTAACAGTGGATCATCAAGTAACGCTGGATCATCTACGAATTCCGGAACAACTTCTGGCAGCGTATTATCTAGCACTACTGCATCTCCTACAAAACCAACTAAAATTTCTGGCAGCGTATCATCTAGTACCACTGCATCCCCCACAAAACCAACTAAAAATCCCGGCAACGTATCATCTAGTACTATTGCATCCCCTACAAAACCAACAAAAGCTGTCGTCAATCCTCACAACAGAGGTCATTCAGGTCATGAGCATCATCACCACAGAGGTCTGCATTGGGGTCATAAACTTAGAGAACACATACGCCATGAACGAATCATTCCACATCACGAGATAAGAAAGCATTCTCAACGTGATTGTTAA